Proteins encoded together in one Planctopirus ephydatiae window:
- a CDS encoding lysylphosphatidylglycerol synthase transmembrane domain-containing protein, whose amino-acid sequence MSVLSYLPIQWFKSHWFWLKWLLAAALMSWLVSSNWKNLSNLSERQIRWDFFALAFATCLIGVVLTFFRWYLLVRAVDLPMTLKEAFRLGSLGLMCNYIGPGAVGGDLIKGMILAKGHPERRAAAAASVIYDRVLGLVALVIVGATAALLPTTLPFNAQLQLIMTLTWVAAGAGILGLVVIQSPFLHRYHWDRFFSRFPVGGKLAHQLFQAATLYKDRTSIIVACVGISIFGHLFMLFSFYLCAETIRGNDPIPDLVAHLRFIPAAEVFGVLIPTPGGMGALEGAIKAFYSLTVDPHDAAAVARAAGNGLLMAITSRVIQVAISAIGLIYYFAARREFEALPSLDENPDSETESPQDPHQVVISLILTDPPSLTEPAAPR is encoded by the coding sequence GTGAGTGTTCTGTCTTACCTTCCTATTCAGTGGTTCAAATCTCATTGGTTCTGGCTGAAGTGGCTTCTCGCTGCTGCTCTCATGTCATGGCTGGTTTCTTCCAACTGGAAGAACCTGTCGAATTTGAGTGAGCGGCAAATTCGCTGGGATTTTTTTGCACTGGCCTTTGCCACCTGTTTAATCGGTGTTGTCCTGACATTCTTCCGCTGGTACCTGCTGGTGCGAGCTGTGGATCTCCCGATGACACTCAAAGAAGCGTTTCGTCTGGGTTCATTGGGGCTGATGTGTAATTACATTGGGCCGGGTGCTGTGGGTGGCGATCTCATCAAGGGGATGATTCTTGCCAAAGGGCATCCTGAACGTCGGGCGGCAGCGGCGGCTTCCGTGATCTATGACCGGGTGCTGGGTCTGGTGGCACTGGTGATTGTTGGTGCTACTGCGGCACTTCTGCCCACGACTTTGCCATTTAACGCTCAGTTACAACTCATCATGACGTTAACGTGGGTGGCGGCTGGTGCCGGTATTCTTGGCCTGGTGGTGATTCAATCTCCTTTTCTTCATCGCTACCACTGGGATCGATTTTTCAGCCGCTTTCCGGTGGGTGGCAAATTGGCCCATCAGTTGTTTCAGGCGGCCACGCTCTACAAAGACCGGACTTCGATCATTGTCGCCTGTGTCGGGATCAGCATTTTCGGACATCTTTTCATGCTGTTTTCCTTTTACCTGTGTGCAGAAACCATTCGCGGGAATGATCCCATTCCGGATCTTGTCGCTCACTTACGATTTATCCCCGCTGCGGAAGTTTTTGGTGTGCTGATTCCGACACCGGGTGGAATGGGTGCACTGGAAGGAGCGATCAAAGCGTTTTACTCGCTGACGGTCGATCCTCATGATGCTGCTGCCGTGGCTCGTGCTGCGGGGAATGGACTGCTGATGGCGATCACCAGCCGCGTGATCCAGGTGGCGATCTCGGCGATTGGATTGATCTACTATTTTGCGGCTCGCCGGGAATTTGAGGCTTTACCATCTTTGGATGAAAACCCGGATTCTGAGACAGAAAGTCCGCAGGATCCCCACCAGGTGGTCATTTCCTTAATCCTGACCGATCCCCCCTCGTTGACAGAGCCAGCAGCACCACGCTAG
- a CDS encoding efflux RND transporter permease subunit, with amino-acid sequence MISTLYARYYKHLLWFVALTLPLFWYQAESIKSNNDIETWMPRDTGVRQIYEQFKLDFGAEEVILIGASAKELSNDAIEALAGRLERLPGIRSCWTPGRLAYRMEALGVSPEEAHARLEGLLTNPDKDMVGLSAVLSEAGTKDRAGTVAQVREVLKYCQLNSAHVALTGAPVIVTELDTLGNAKSGRKFFAITLAICLGLLYFSLRHWNLSLGILGVTLWGIFLTQSIIAWCGGEMNFILGSLSVLVMIFTLSIAVHFVSYYSDAVASGEAKPLDHAFKASFNPCFLSTLTTLLGLVSLNVSSILPVAQFGYAAATGAVVAMVVGLGLTPALLMVWPDCAVKSFRIHHVDFDWWGHFVNRHRHGILAVATVMLCVAMVGIVRLRPDVDPVDFLPRDSQVLVDLGRVEQKLTNVDSIEGVVDFTGKNLTFVDQLQIVRELEAVLRQQPGVRHVLSLATFFPNELPDGALATARMFSTARSYQGEDGLIAADQQLWRVSIRVEDNAIAGGGADRVLHSIQQKTASFPVHFTGMTPLLDSAQKEIFSGFWESFTAAVLTISLVFLISLRSFVGTLIAMVPNIVPIWLVFGSVGFFGMPVDIGMMMTGSIALGISVDCTFHFMVQYNQAVKLGATPSEAVRSALQHSGEPMLDSTLISSTGMLALCLSSFAPTARFGCLMSAQMIASILGELVFLPALLCCLPEKRKATTTSAASEESTDNSVPLADPAKDEIEPQIHRLPAPHIGHIGRGAKAPRRADSSFLN; translated from the coding sequence ATGATTTCGACCCTGTATGCTCGCTACTACAAACATCTGTTGTGGTTCGTTGCGCTCACATTGCCCCTGTTCTGGTATCAGGCCGAATCGATCAAGTCGAATAACGATATCGAGACCTGGATGCCCCGGGATACCGGTGTCCGCCAGATCTACGAACAGTTCAAGCTCGACTTTGGTGCTGAAGAAGTCATTCTGATCGGTGCCAGCGCCAAAGAACTTTCGAACGATGCGATTGAAGCACTTGCGGGTCGATTAGAGCGTTTGCCCGGCATTCGCTCCTGCTGGACTCCCGGGCGGCTGGCTTATCGCATGGAAGCCTTGGGAGTCTCTCCCGAAGAGGCTCATGCCAGGCTCGAAGGCTTATTGACCAACCCTGATAAAGATATGGTCGGGCTCTCGGCAGTCCTTTCCGAAGCGGGGACAAAAGACCGCGCTGGAACCGTCGCCCAGGTTCGCGAAGTTCTTAAATACTGCCAGCTTAATTCGGCGCATGTGGCACTCACGGGGGCTCCAGTCATTGTGACGGAGCTGGATACACTTGGTAATGCGAAATCGGGCCGCAAGTTCTTTGCGATTACGTTAGCGATCTGCCTGGGGTTACTTTACTTCTCGCTGAGACATTGGAATTTGTCGCTGGGAATTCTGGGAGTGACCTTATGGGGAATTTTCCTGACCCAGTCGATCATCGCCTGGTGCGGCGGTGAGATGAACTTTATTCTCGGTTCACTCTCCGTCCTCGTGATGATTTTTACGCTCTCGATTGCTGTGCACTTCGTGAGCTACTATAGCGATGCGGTCGCCTCGGGTGAGGCTAAGCCACTTGACCATGCCTTTAAGGCTTCGTTTAACCCTTGTTTTCTCTCGACTCTGACCACACTGCTTGGGCTGGTCTCGCTGAATGTCAGCAGTATTCTGCCTGTGGCACAATTTGGCTATGCCGCAGCGACTGGGGCCGTGGTCGCGATGGTTGTCGGCCTGGGACTGACACCCGCTCTGTTGATGGTCTGGCCAGACTGTGCAGTGAAATCCTTCCGCATCCATCACGTCGATTTCGATTGGTGGGGACACTTCGTCAACCGGCATCGTCACGGCATTCTGGCAGTGGCTACTGTGATGCTGTGTGTCGCCATGGTCGGGATTGTCCGTCTGCGGCCTGATGTGGATCCGGTGGACTTTCTGCCCCGAGACAGCCAGGTGCTGGTCGATCTCGGACGCGTGGAACAGAAGTTGACCAACGTCGATTCGATTGAAGGGGTGGTTGATTTCACCGGGAAGAATCTCACCTTTGTTGATCAACTGCAGATTGTCAGAGAGTTGGAAGCGGTTCTGAGGCAACAGCCGGGTGTGCGCCATGTGTTGAGTCTGGCGACATTCTTCCCCAATGAACTTCCTGATGGAGCTCTCGCGACTGCCCGGATGTTTTCCACTGCGCGCAGCTATCAGGGTGAAGATGGTCTGATCGCTGCCGATCAGCAATTGTGGCGAGTTTCGATTCGAGTGGAAGACAACGCGATTGCGGGTGGTGGTGCCGATCGTGTGCTGCATAGTATTCAACAGAAAACTGCGAGCTTTCCTGTCCATTTCACGGGGATGACTCCTCTCTTAGATAGTGCGCAGAAAGAAATTTTCAGCGGCTTCTGGGAAAGTTTTACCGCGGCAGTCCTGACGATCAGCCTGGTCTTCCTGATCTCGCTGAGATCGTTCGTGGGCACCTTGATTGCGATGGTGCCGAATATTGTCCCCATCTGGCTGGTGTTTGGCTCAGTGGGCTTTTTCGGTATGCCAGTCGACATCGGCATGATGATGACGGGGAGTATTGCTCTGGGCATTTCGGTCGATTGTACGTTCCACTTTATGGTGCAGTACAACCAGGCTGTTAAGCTGGGAGCGACTCCTTCTGAAGCCGTACGGTCGGCATTGCAGCATTCCGGCGAACCGATGCTCGATTCGACTTTGATTTCGAGCACAGGGATGCTCGCACTCTGTCTAAGCAGCTTTGCTCCGACGGCTCGCTTTGGCTGTCTCATGTCGGCCCAGATGATTGCTTCGATTCTGGGGGAACTGGTCTTTCTCCCGGCACTTCTCTGTTGTCTGCCAGAGAAACGCAAGGCGACGACTACTTCTGCAGCGTCAGAAGAGTCAACCGACAACTCCGTGCCGCTCGCCGACCCGGCAAAAGATGAGATCGAACCGCAGATCCATCGCCTCCCGGCACCACACATCGGGCACATCGGCCGAGGAGCAAAAGCCCCACGGCGAGCCGACAGTTCGTTCCTGAACTAG
- a CDS encoding EVE domain-containing protein: protein MADPVRYWLFKSEPSAFSIDDLAASPQQTALWDGVRNYQARNFLRDDVQTGDLVFFYHSREEPLGIVGTMKVVRAGYPDPTQFNAASKYYDPKSPPDAPRWIGVDVQLMQKFPAVVTRDQLAAHPKTASMLVMKRGMRLSIQPVTRSEWLPVHQLAGVRQ, encoded by the coding sequence ATGGCAGATCCGGTTCGCTACTGGCTCTTTAAATCTGAGCCAAGTGCATTTTCGATTGATGATCTGGCGGCGTCTCCTCAGCAGACAGCGCTGTGGGATGGCGTCCGGAATTATCAGGCGAGAAATTTTCTGCGTGATGATGTGCAGACAGGCGATCTGGTCTTCTTCTACCACAGTCGAGAAGAGCCGCTGGGGATCGTGGGAACTATGAAAGTTGTGCGTGCGGGTTATCCGGATCCGACGCAATTCAACGCTGCCAGCAAATATTACGATCCAAAAAGCCCGCCCGATGCTCCCCGCTGGATTGGCGTGGATGTCCAACTGATGCAGAAGTTCCCTGCCGTCGTCACTCGCGATCAATTAGCCGCCCATCCCAAAACAGCGAGTATGCTGGTGATGAAACGTGGCATGAGATTATCGATTCAACCGGTCACACGGAGTGAATGGTTACCGGTGCATCAACTGGCAGGAGTTCGCCAGTGA
- a CDS encoding histidine phosphatase family protein, with protein MPSLLLIRHTTVCDSYRGICYGQSDVPLHVTWQDDFFHVAQNISSQKTFDGLYSSPLSRCAKLAHTLAVEVGQAVQIDHRLMERNFGEWELQQWSSIYEATGAAMDGLINQPETFAPPGGETTRSFADRVWDWCQSLPAHGHCLAVTHGGCIAAIRGLLLGLEVRAWLELIPKPGEIVEVKW; from the coding sequence ATGCCATCACTGCTATTGATTCGCCACACGACAGTTTGTGACTCATATCGCGGCATCTGTTATGGCCAGAGCGATGTTCCTCTCCATGTGACCTGGCAAGATGATTTCTTCCATGTCGCACAGAACATTTCCTCACAGAAGACGTTTGATGGGCTGTACTCCAGCCCACTCAGTCGCTGTGCGAAGCTGGCACATACGCTGGCTGTGGAGGTGGGCCAAGCTGTGCAGATCGATCATCGTTTGATGGAACGAAACTTTGGGGAGTGGGAACTCCAGCAGTGGTCTTCGATTTATGAAGCGACAGGAGCTGCCATGGATGGCCTCATTAACCAGCCCGAGACGTTTGCCCCGCCGGGAGGTGAAACCACTCGTTCGTTTGCTGATCGAGTTTGGGACTGGTGCCAGTCACTTCCGGCCCATGGACACTGTCTGGCTGTGACCCACGGTGGTTGCATTGCCGCCATACGTGGACTGTTACTCGGACTGGAAGTTCGCGCGTGGCTGGAACTCATTCCTAAGCCGGGCGAAATTGTTGAAGTCAAGTGGTAA
- a CDS encoding TIGR01777 family oxidoreductase, producing MASHAATAIEQPLTTEATLAAHLQSFQRSVVLPVSAERAFEWHAAPGALERLTPPWEEIRVISRTGGIDNEGEVVLSVPAAGMRQTWVARHSHCIWGQEFRDIQVRGPFAHFEHRHRFANLGVNESQLTDEISYRLPGGSLGAWLGGSFVEQKLATMFGYRHRTTLMDLTQWKQLHESGFSSRKVLVSGATGLVASTLIPMLTTQGHRVARLLRKPTPQVYATGLPDVIWNSASGEVQEGSLDGVEAVVHLAGENIAGGRWTPAFKQRIRDSRVVGTRKLCERLAALEEPPAVLVCASAIGFYGDRGDEVLTEESAMGQGFLPEVSEAWEEACEPARQAGIRVVNLRIGIVLTPRGGALQKLLTPFWWGAGGVAGNGSQYWSWISVDDLCGAILHSIATPSLAGPVNATAPQGVTNREFTEVLARVMRRLACVPLPEFAARMALGEMAHDLLFASSHVQPVRLLSTGYQFRFTDLECCLRHLLGRPLADVKLPH from the coding sequence TTGGCCAGTCATGCAGCGACGGCGATCGAGCAACCATTGACCACAGAGGCCACTCTGGCTGCCCATCTTCAATCGTTCCAACGCTCGGTGGTGCTGCCGGTGAGTGCCGAAAGAGCGTTTGAGTGGCATGCAGCTCCCGGTGCGCTGGAGAGGTTGACACCGCCCTGGGAAGAGATCCGTGTGATCTCGCGAACCGGTGGAATCGATAACGAGGGCGAGGTGGTGCTGTCGGTTCCTGCAGCTGGGATGCGGCAGACATGGGTTGCCAGGCATAGCCACTGCATCTGGGGGCAGGAGTTTCGTGACATCCAGGTGCGCGGGCCGTTTGCTCACTTCGAGCATCGCCATCGCTTTGCGAATCTGGGCGTCAATGAATCTCAATTGACGGATGAGATCAGTTATCGATTGCCGGGAGGATCATTGGGGGCGTGGCTGGGAGGATCGTTTGTCGAGCAGAAGCTGGCCACGATGTTCGGCTATCGCCATCGCACGACACTCATGGATCTGACTCAGTGGAAGCAACTGCATGAGTCGGGTTTTTCGAGCCGGAAGGTGCTGGTATCGGGGGCTACGGGATTGGTGGCCTCGACGCTGATCCCCATGTTGACAACGCAGGGGCATCGAGTCGCACGGCTATTGAGAAAGCCAACTCCCCAGGTGTATGCGACCGGATTGCCCGATGTGATCTGGAACTCGGCATCGGGTGAGGTGCAGGAGGGTTCGCTCGATGGCGTCGAGGCCGTCGTGCATCTGGCGGGTGAGAACATTGCGGGAGGACGCTGGACACCGGCGTTCAAGCAGCGAATTCGTGACAGCCGGGTCGTGGGAACGCGGAAGTTGTGCGAAAGACTGGCAGCGCTTGAGGAACCACCCGCCGTCCTCGTGTGTGCTTCTGCAATTGGCTTTTATGGCGATCGCGGCGACGAGGTGTTGACCGAAGAATCGGCCATGGGCCAGGGATTTCTCCCCGAAGTGAGTGAAGCCTGGGAAGAGGCGTGCGAACCCGCGCGACAGGCAGGCATTCGCGTGGTCAATCTGCGGATTGGGATTGTCCTGACACCACGAGGAGGGGCCTTGCAGAAGTTGCTGACGCCGTTCTGGTGGGGGGCCGGCGGTGTCGCTGGGAATGGTTCGCAGTATTGGAGCTGGATTTCAGTGGATGATTTGTGCGGCGCGATTTTGCACTCGATCGCGACACCGAGTTTAGCCGGGCCCGTGAATGCGACAGCTCCCCAGGGGGTGACGAATCGGGAATTCACTGAGGTTCTGGCGCGAGTGATGAGGCGGTTGGCCTGTGTGCCATTACCAGAGTTTGCCGCCCGAATGGCGCTGGGGGAGATGGCACATGACCTGCTGTTCGCGAGCAGCCATGTGCAACCCGTCAGGCTGCTTTCGACGGGCTATCAGTTTCGATTTACCGATCTGGAGTGCTGTTTGCGGCATCTGCTGGGTCGTCCACTGGCCGACGTTAAGCTCCCACATTAG
- a CDS encoding DUF6580 family putative transport protein, with protein MSDRQSVVKSESSQQVRLVAMCALVLLAILARFIPHPPNFSPVGAVALFSGAFLTQRWFALLIPIAILTISDAFIGFHSLVPVVYGCFLINVLIGRWVGGHSNPLVLAGATLAGSIQFFLITNLANWWAYYPHTREGFLENYILAIPYFQNSVMSDLLFTTVLFGGWHFAVSVVAGWNNSRQTTEV; from the coding sequence ATGAGCGATCGTCAATCTGTGGTGAAATCTGAGTCGTCACAGCAAGTCCGTCTGGTGGCAATGTGTGCACTGGTCTTGCTGGCCATTCTGGCACGGTTTATCCCACATCCTCCCAACTTCTCACCAGTCGGAGCGGTCGCCCTCTTCAGTGGTGCGTTTCTGACTCAGCGGTGGTTTGCACTCCTGATTCCCATCGCCATTCTCACCATCTCGGATGCATTCATCGGCTTCCACTCTCTGGTACCTGTGGTCTACGGCTGCTTTCTCATCAATGTACTGATTGGCCGCTGGGTCGGTGGACATTCCAACCCTCTGGTTCTCGCGGGTGCCACATTAGCAGGTTCCATCCAGTTCTTTCTGATCACGAATCTGGCGAACTGGTGGGCCTATTATCCTCATACACGAGAAGGGTTCCTGGAGAACTACATTCTGGCGATTCCTTACTTCCAGAATTCTGTAATGAGTGATCTGCTCTTCACCACCGTCCTCTTCGGTGGCTGGCATTTCGCTGTGTCTGTGGTGGCCGGCTGGAACAATTCGCGCCAGACGACGGAAGTCTAG
- the cobT gene encoding nicotinate-nucleotide--dimethylbenzimidazole phosphoribosyltransferase translates to MSQDHRPQPLTNQAIREHLASLAKPPGSLGRLEDLAVELCRIQQTLRPVSTPRKLVVFGGDHGVISEGVTAWPGEITQIMLQTIAQGKAASSALAMATSTSLEVFDVGSFRGGALRHQGSSSVRRDYWMLPGSRNLARQPAMTVDELEQALTAGRQIAREVAAQGFRIVAGGEMGIGNTTPAACLTSLISNESGALVVGRGAGADDETLQRKTQVVTQAVERARQHGTGQLRKQLAEVTGVELATLAGFFAESSQLGLVVILDGFIATAAALMAETLWPESRRNWIAAHCSTEPGHAIALRFLQLDPFLDWQMRLGEGTGALLLMPMLDAACAILSRMTTIAQLQTELVHTRT, encoded by the coding sequence TTGTCGCAAGATCATCGTCCTCAACCGCTCACGAATCAGGCGATTCGTGAGCATCTGGCCAGTCTGGCCAAGCCGCCGGGAAGTTTGGGCCGACTGGAAGATCTCGCCGTTGAACTCTGCCGCATCCAGCAGACCTTGCGACCAGTATCGACGCCACGCAAACTTGTCGTGTTCGGCGGAGATCACGGCGTCATCTCCGAAGGTGTGACCGCCTGGCCTGGCGAGATCACGCAAATCATGCTCCAGACCATTGCTCAGGGGAAAGCAGCTTCCAGCGCACTGGCCATGGCGACATCGACCTCATTGGAAGTGTTCGATGTTGGCTCCTTCCGTGGAGGAGCATTGCGACATCAAGGTTCGTCCTCGGTTCGTCGAGATTACTGGATGCTGCCGGGATCGCGCAACCTGGCTCGACAACCGGCTATGACTGTCGACGAACTCGAACAGGCACTGACCGCAGGACGACAGATTGCCCGGGAAGTAGCTGCTCAAGGTTTTCGAATTGTGGCCGGTGGTGAAATGGGAATTGGCAACACCACACCCGCCGCTTGCCTCACAAGCCTGATTTCTAACGAAAGTGGAGCACTCGTCGTGGGTCGCGGCGCCGGCGCTGATGACGAAACACTTCAGAGAAAAACTCAAGTTGTTACTCAGGCTGTCGAGCGCGCACGACAGCACGGGACGGGTCAATTGCGAAAACAACTCGCCGAAGTGACTGGTGTCGAACTGGCAACTCTGGCAGGCTTTTTTGCAGAGTCATCGCAACTCGGGCTGGTGGTGATTCTTGATGGATTTATTGCCACAGCAGCCGCTCTCATGGCTGAGACTCTCTGGCCAGAGAGTCGACGTAATTGGATTGCTGCTCATTGTTCGACAGAGCCCGGTCATGCCATCGCACTCAGGTTTTTACAGCTCGATCCGTTTCTCGATTGGCAGATGCGACTGGGTGAAGGGACAGGAGCCCTGCTGCTGATGCCCATGCTTGATGCCGCCTGTGCCATCCTCTCCCGGATGACCACGATCGCCCAGCTGCAGACAGAATTGGTTCATACCAGGACATAG
- a CDS encoding lysozyme inhibitor LprI family protein → MQTKLHYAVLMAMVLTSALRADDAKLRDLEAHLQSALTQIEMNIASGQIAEYLDKKLVEKERDVAKDLDPEALRLFSEASKLWRDYRSAQTTFEADLYRGGSIRPLVHNRTYSRLTQERLSALEGVTKP, encoded by the coding sequence ATGCAAACGAAGCTTCATTATGCGGTTCTCATGGCGATGGTTCTCACCAGTGCATTACGTGCTGATGATGCGAAGCTACGGGACTTGGAGGCGCATCTCCAGTCGGCGCTAACCCAGATTGAAATGAATATCGCGTCGGGTCAGATTGCTGAATATTTAGATAAAAAGCTAGTTGAGAAAGAGCGGGACGTCGCCAAAGATTTAGATCCTGAGGCGCTACGACTCTTCTCGGAGGCATCGAAGCTCTGGAGAGATTATCGTTCTGCTCAAACCACGTTTGAGGCGGATCTCTACCGCGGAGGCAGCATCCGTCCTCTAGTCCATAACCGGACATACAGCCGGCTCACCCAAGAACGGCTCTCGGCTCTCGAAGGCGTCACTAAACCATAA
- a CDS encoding adenosylcobinamide-GDP ribazoletransferase gives MSRWLFEWHALMSAIQFLTRIPVPGGMHQPGADMAILQHSIIYYPLVGGLLALLTGMVYGLACLVWIPPVAALLALAFEAFTTGGFHEDAVADSCDAFGGGWTRDDILRILKDSRVGSYGALGLILAITLRASLISSLVVTPEELLLVVALVASSGAIGRWTILVMRTLYPLVSGRDGLSKDIAGDVRPGMFLAGTLWLLPTLIFVFTVTLATAADQWEVITISVKLAAAVSLSAICGWLWGRYAVQKIGGLTGDVLGCGCYLGQIMTLMVLTASIPR, from the coding sequence ATGTCCCGCTGGTTATTCGAATGGCATGCACTCATGTCAGCAATTCAGTTTCTGACACGCATCCCAGTCCCCGGCGGCATGCATCAGCCGGGAGCCGATATGGCAATTCTGCAGCACTCGATCATCTACTATCCGCTGGTGGGTGGCCTGCTGGCTCTTCTGACGGGAATGGTCTATGGTCTGGCCTGTCTGGTTTGGATACCACCGGTTGCTGCCCTGCTGGCTTTGGCCTTCGAAGCGTTCACCACAGGTGGCTTTCATGAAGATGCGGTAGCAGACAGTTGTGATGCCTTTGGTGGAGGCTGGACCAGGGACGATATCCTGCGAATTCTCAAAGACAGCCGGGTGGGCAGCTACGGTGCTCTGGGGCTGATTCTGGCCATTACTCTACGGGCAAGTCTCATCAGTAGCCTCGTCGTGACACCTGAAGAATTGCTGCTGGTCGTGGCCCTCGTGGCCAGTTCGGGTGCGATTGGCCGCTGGACGATTCTCGTCATGCGGACTCTCTATCCGCTGGTCAGTGGTCGTGATGGTTTATCGAAAGATATTGCCGGTGATGTTCGACCAGGTATGTTTCTGGCAGGGACCCTGTGGCTCTTGCCCACCTTGATATTTGTGTTCACCGTAACGCTGGCGACTGCTGCCGATCAGTGGGAAGTGATCACGATCAGCGTGAAGCTGGCTGCGGCTGTGTCCCTTTCTGCCATCTGCGGATGGCTCTGGGGCCGATACGCAGTTCAGAAAATCGGCGGCCTGACAGGCGATGTCCTCGGCTGCGGCTGTTACCTCGGGCAGATCATGACACTAATGGTGCTGACAGCATCGATTCCGCGTTGA